GCTTGGGAAGCTGCGTCCTGCTATTGTTAGCGGTTCGTTGTTCAGGTCGGATTGCATTGGATTTCTAAACTTAATCGAAAAATATACTGAATCAAACAAGGATTGGTGGCGAAGTGCCTTGCTCAAGCTCGCTATGTTCTATGAGTTGAGTCTGGTACATCGAGTGAAATCGTCAATGCTTGCTCATCATTCGTGAAAGAGAAATCAAGAGGTCTAGCAGTCACCTGGCTCAGCTTCTGGTTGAACATCATGCTTGGTGTACTCAAGTGCTCTGTGGGGATTTGGGTGAATTCGAAGGCTTTGATTGCGGATGGCTTACATTCGCTGGTGGACTTGTCGACTGATCTGGCCGCTCTAGTTGGTTTGACCATGGCGGCGAAACCGCAGGATGAGAATCATCCCTATGGGCATCATAAGTTTGCCAGCCTGAGCACACTTTTTATTGCAGCAACGCTTCTGCTTTTCTGTGCAGTTCTTATCTATACTTCGATTATGGGGTTGGTCGAGGGGCGCCCTGTCAGCCCTGAATGGCCAGCGCTGCTGGCGGCGGGACTTTCCTTGGCGATCAAAGAGTGGTTATTCTGGCGGACCAGATCGATCGCTAAGATGGAGAAGTCGCAATTACTCATGGCCAATGCCTGGCATCATCGAACTGATTCGATTTCTTCATTGTTGGTTTTTATTGCACTTCTGGCGGTTTCGATCGGAGGACAACAGCTTTCTTTTCTGGATAAGTCAGTCGGGATTATTCTGGGGGCATGGATGGGCGTTGAAGGAATGAAAATGCTTCTGGGTGCGTGTAATGATCTTCTTGATACTGCTCCCAGGGAGGAAATCATTAACGATTTACGTGAGCATGTGATGGCGGTTGATGGCGTTCAGGCTTATCATCAGTTTCGTGTGCGCAGAGTCGGGGATATGCTGGAGGCGGATGTGCACATTCAGGTCGATGCTTCTCTCACAGTTGAAGCAGGTCATGATCTTGCCACGAAAGTTCGTGCCCTTATTCTGGAGAACCATCCTGAAGTTGTTGATTTGTTAGTCCATGTGGAGCCGGCAGTGGATGAGCATATAAAAGATGTTGGCGTGTCAGATTTGGGTAATTGTCCGTGACATTTTGGGCGAAATCTGCAAAACTATAAAAACCATGGAACTGGCATATCGCTATTTTGGAGGAGAAGGAAAACCGCCACTCATCATCCTTCACGGACTGCTTGGATCATCACGTAATTGGACGGCCGTAGGTAAGGATTTGTCTGAGCGTTTTGAAGTCTTTGGGCTCGATCTGCGTAATCATGGATCGTCTCCTCATGACGATGAAATGAGCTTTGAGGCTATGGCTGCCGACTTAAGTGAATTTCTTGAGCGGCAGGGCTTGGATGGTGTTCATCTGCTTGGGCATAGTCTCGGCGGTAAGGTTGCTATGCATTTCGCTGCCAACAATTTTGATCGAGTTGATAGTCTGATAGTGGTGGATATTGCGCCAAAAGACTACGGTCTGCACTTCAGTGAAGATTTTGAGGCCATGGCCGCGATCAACTTAGAGGAACTGTCGTCGCGAAAGGCCGCAGATGAGGCGCTTGCGGATACAATCCCGGACTGGGCTCACCGTCAGTTTCTCCTGACCAATCTTATTCGAGGTAAGGAGGGCGCATACCAGTGGGCGGCCAATATCCCGGTTTTACATCGTGAGCTTGAAGAAATTCGCAAAACCCCACTCGGCCTGGAAGATCGTTATGCGGGACCGACTTTATTCCTTACAGGCGAGCTTTCCGATTTCGTGCAACGCGAAGATCATGCCGTGATTCGCGAGTATTTTCCTCGAACCGTGATTAAACAGATCTATGGGGTAGGCCATAATCTGCATGCTGAAAATCGTGAAGCCTTCATCGAAGCAATCGACGACTTCATGTTAGTCGACTGGGGTTGCCAAATCTGATTTGAGAATCTGGATCCTGGTCGTCGACCAGGAGGGGTCCCAATCATAGCATTTGTGCCAGATCGGTGGCAGAGCCTTTCATACTCAGAACGTAGAGATGATCGTTGTCTGCCCAGAAGAGGATGGCGATTTCGCCATGCTGCTCGACGTTGGGAGAGGTCGGAATCATACCATCTTCGCCAAAAACTGAGATGGCTATAATATGCAGCTGATAGTAGGAATCACCCTTCATGCAGACAATGCTGACAGGAGCGCCTTGCCAATCTGAGGTCAGCGCACCAATTTCTGCTAATGGATCGACTTTGGGCAGCATCTCGCCTGGGCGAGGGGCACCTTTGGAGGCTAGAAATTCACGTAGATGGTCAAGATCATCGCTCCTGGTCTCCATCTTGGGGAAAGTGTGAGTTGCTTCAGCGACATCAGAGTAAAACTGTGGGACTTCCGGATCTGCCATGAGTCCCTGTGGGTCCATTACCAAAACACCAAAAGTAAAAATCACCACGATACTTGCAGCCATGGAGATTAGTTTCGGATTTTGCCACCACTGGCGTTCAGCTGGTGGAAACGGAATCGCAGTGCGTTCGCTCTCGGTTTCAACCTTAGGTGCTTCGACAGAGGCAAGAATTCTCTCTTTCAACCCCTCTGGCGGTTGAACTTCGGAAAAACTTTCGGAGAATGCTTGGTCAAAATTCATTTCGTTCTTCTGCCAGTCAGCCAGTTCAGGATGTTCCTGGGCCATCTCAAGTGCTTCGGCGACTTGTGGGTCGCTGGCTTCAGCCGCATCTCCACGGCATGCTTGTAGAATAGCTTTTGCTTCGTCGTGAGTCATTATGTAGTAATCAAGAAGCTTTAGCGCGATTGGTTAGCAGAACTTTTTTCAATTGGGATTTTCCTCGTGAAAGTCGGGACATGACTGTTCCGATTGGTATGCCAAGGATTTCCGCGATTTCTTTATAGCTGAGATCCTTGATATAGAAAAGTGTGAGGGGTGCTCGGTATGTTTCGTCAATTTCTTGCAGTGCGGCAACGGCGCTGTTGCCGTCGAGCGTCTTGGCCACTGCTGGATCAACGAGCGGAGCCTCCGCCTCGAGGATCTCGGGCTCATGTGTCGCCATGTTTTGCGACTTGCGGCGTTGACGAAGAAATTCACGGTAAAGGGTTGTAAAAAGCCAGGACTTTATTTTGGAGACGTCACGAACTGACGAACCCTTCTCCGCATAAATCGCGAATGTCTGTTGCGTCAGATCAGCTGCCTCGTGTTCATTTTTAGCCAAACTGTAGCCGAAACGGTAAAGTGGAGTGTAATAATCATCCACCAGTTTTCGGAAATCCAGTTTGGTGTTTTCAGACATGTGATGCGGTGTGCGGGCGATTTATTCCGGGGTTTTTGCTATAAATTACCCGGATTTGAAAGAATATTATGAAATGGTTCTCAGATTGAAACAGTTTTTAGGGTCACACTAGGGAATTATGCCTAGTCTCGTTTGATGACGGCGATGATTAATGTGCTCTTAGGGCACTTTGGCAATCAGAACTTCAGACCGCCAGCTCTACAGAGGTATGCTTATCGATTTCGTCCGGAGTGGTAAGCCCAAGTAACACTTTCTTTAATCCATCATAGCGTAGCGGCTTGTAGCCAGCTTTTTTTGCAGCTCGAGTCAGTTCGGTCATCCCCGCGTTCTGTGCAATGAGGCTGCGCATTTCTTCAGTAACCAGAGCAAATTCATGGAAGGCAACTCGTCCCATATATCCGGAGCCACGACAGGCGTTGCAGCCTTGTCCAAAGTGAAAACGGACATCGGTAATGCCTTCTGCATCATCAAAGAATCGTGCTAATTCCTCCTCACCAGGATAAAAGGCGACTTTGCAGCGGTCACAGTTGCGGGCTGCCAGGCGTTGAGCGAGCACGGCGAGGATGGCAGGTGCGACCATGTAGGGTTCGATCCCGATTTCAACCAGGCGGATAATGGCCTGAATTGCGCTGTTTGTGTGCAATGTGGCAAAGACGAGGTGGCCGGTTAATGCTGCTTCACAAGCAATCTTTGCGGTTTCCAGATCCCGGATTTCCCCAACCAGAAGAACATCGGGGTCTTGTCTCAGCATGGAGCGGAGCAAAGTGGAAAATTTGAGATCGATGTGGTTATTGACCTGACTTTGCGTTATGCCTTCCATGCGGATTTCAACAGGATCCTCAATGGTTGAGATGTTGACATCCGGCTCGTTGATCTCGTTCAAGGCTGCGTAAAGGGTGGTGGTCTTACCGGAGCCGGTTGGGCCGGTGACAAAGATAATGCCGTTTGGATTCTGGATTACTCTGCGAAATGGCTTCTGGATGGATTGCGAGATCATCATCTTATCCAGCGTCATCATTTCTTTCTTACTGCTGGAAGCCAGGACACGGATAACGCACTTTTCCCCTTCCACCGTTGGGATGACCGATACGCGGAAGTCGGCTTTGCGGGCTCCAAGAGGCAAGGTCATACGCCCGTCATGCGGGAAGCGTGACTCTGCAATGTTCATATCGCAGAGGATTTTTATCCGGACCATAAGGGCACGGTGAATGGCCTTAGAGAGACGCAACATTTCGCGAAGGCGCCCATCGATACGGAAACGGACGACGGTTTCCTCCTGGTGCGGCTCAATGTGGATGTCAGAGGTACGCTCCCGCAATGCGAAGTAAATCATCGCATCCACGATTTTGATCAACCCCTCTGATTCGCTCAGCGACTGGAGATCTGCCATGGAGTATTCCTTGAGCAGTGCCTCGCCGGTCTCTGCCAGTTCGCTCAGAATCGCCTGAATATCCTCTTCGGTTGAGTAATAAATCTCAATCGCATCATGAATTTCTGAACGCAGACTGAAAACAGGGCTGATTTCCATCCCGGTAATCCCTGCCAGGCGTTTGACCATGGCCTCGTCATCCGGGTTGACGAGTGTGACGGAAAGGGTGTTGTCGATAATGTAGAGCGGCAGGCATTGGGCTTTTCGTGCAATGTCTGCTGGTATTTTTTCAAGCGCTTCTTCCGTTGCGATACTGGCGAGTGGATCGACATAGGCATAGCCCAGAGCGGTGCTGTAGAGTCGACATGCCTCCTTGTGGGGGAGCAAATTATCGACGATCAGAGCTTCGACTATATCGAGTGTGTTCCCGCTGAACTTCTGCTCGAGACGCTCGAGTTCCTTGGCCCCGATAAAAGGTTTATCCCGCCGAACTAACTCGATGAATTTTTGATGAACTTTGTTACTCACCGGACCCCCTTCTTACTCTTTTTCTTCAGGATGGTTTCAATGGTGCTCTGGTCAATGATCTCGCGGCCCATGGATGACTCCATCTGTTCCTCTTCAACCTCACGCATCATCTCGCGCAGTGAGTAGCGTACCTCAATGACATCGGATGATGTCTTGGGTGTCTCATCTGGATCCGGATTTTCTTCACTCATGATCAGGGTGTTGGAGGTTTATTTCTATTCGAAGCACTCGTCGAAGGTCTTCACTAGCAGATTGGACATTGCTTCCCGCGGAACATCCTTGCGGATAAACTGGACCGCGCCTTTGGCAGCGCTGGACTCGACGGTTTCACGAGTTGCCAGGGATGTCAGTATAATGACGACGGCATCAGGGTCCATTTTGTGGATCTTATCCAATGTCTCGAGGCCATCCATGACAGGCATGTTCACATCCAGAAGGACGACGTCAGGTTTGACATTCTCATAAACCTCCAGGGCCTCTTTGCCGTTGGATGCCTCAAAGATCTGGGCTACTCCAAGTTGCTGGAGCATGAGTTTAACAAAGAGCCGAACATGATCTTCATCTTCGACCACAAGTGCATTTCCTGGTAGTCCCATTGTAGCTTTGGTGAGTCTCTATATAGGCTATTTCGGGAAATTATTAAGGTAAATAAATATCTGAGTGCTAAGTGCTGAACGTTGAGTGCTAAATGCGGAGTATGGATTGTCGGGTTCAAAGTGCCATCAAGATCTTTACTTTAGTCATTGTTCAGCGCCCAGTATTCAGCATTCATCACTTAAACAGTATTGCCTCGCTTGGTGCTTTGTGCTGTTTCGGAGCCTTATGTCAGAAGAGAAAGCGCAGGATTTTATACGCCAAATGGTGGCTGCAGATGTCGCAGCCGGTAAGCACGATGGGCGTGTACAGACTCGGTTCCCCCCCGAGCCAAACGGTTACCTGCAGCTCGGACACGCCAAGGCAATCTGTCTGAGCTTCGGCATTGCCCAGGAGTTTGGAGGGAAATGTAACCTGCGTTTCGACGATACCAATCCTGAGAAGGAGAGTGAGGAGTTCGTCAATTCGATGCGCGAAGACATCAATTGGCTTGGTTTTCAGTGGGACAAGGAATGCTTCGCCAGTGACTATTTCGAACAGCTATTTGATTGGGCCTGTGCTTTAATTGAAAAGGGACTGGCTTATGTTGATGATCTTACTCCCGATCAGATGCGGGAGTATCGTGGCACTTTGACCGAGGTTGGAAAAAACAGTCCATTTCGTGATCGTTCTGCTGAAGAGAATTTAGACCTTTTCAAACGCATGCGTGCAGGTGAGTTTGCTGATGGGGAAAAGGTCCTGCGGGCCAAAATCGATATGACGCATCCGAATCTCAATATGCGTGATCCCGTCATGTACCGTATCAAGCGGATGCATCACCACCGGATTGGAGATGCCTGGTGCATTTATCCGAGCTATGATTATACGCATGGCCAAAGTGACTCGATCGAAGGGGTGACGCATTCGCTTTGCTCTCTGGAGTTTGAAGATCACCGTCCGCTCTACGATTGGTTTATTGAAAAGCTGGAGATCTTCCCTTCGAAGCAGACAGAGTTCGCACGGATGAATGTGACCTATCTTGTTATGAGTAAACGCAAGCTGCGCGAACTCGTCGAAGAAGGGCATGTTTCCGGTTGGGATGACCCGAGGATGCCAACGCTTTCCGGGATGCGCCGTCGTGGTGTCCCTGCTGAGGCAATACGTGCATTCTGTGAATTGGCCGGCGTGACCAAGTTCAATGCCACCAGCGATATTGCTTTACTGGAACATGCGATGCGGGATCACCTTAATCGTACATCCCAGCGCCGCATGGCTGTTTTGAATCCATTGGAGCTTGTCATTACGAACTGGCCTGAAGGCAAGACCATCGAAGTCGATGCGGTCAACAATCCTGAGGATGAATCAACGGGAACACGTAAGGTGCCTTTCAGTGGTCGTCTTTATATCGAGCAGGAAGATTTTCGTGAAGAAGCGAACAAAAAGTTTTTCCGCCTTAAAAAAGGTAAGGAAGTTCGCCTGCGATATGCCTATATCATTCGCGCTGATGAAGTGGAAAAGGATGCTGATGGAAATGTGATTAAGGTACTTTGCACAGCTGATTTGGATACACTTGGTGCTCAGCCGACAGATCGAAAGGTCAAGGGCGTGATTCATTGGGTCAGTGCGGAACATGCGGTGAAGTCAGAAGTCAGACTGTTTGATCGACTATTCACGGTCGAGAAACCAGATGCAGACAAAGATCGCTCCTTTACCGAATTTCTCAACCGGGATTCACTCCAGACGACCACTGCTTATGTTGAGCCAGCATTGGCTTCGGCTGCATCGGGCGAGCGTGTGCAGTTTGAGCGTACCGGATATTTCGTTACGGATTCCAAAGATCACATCGCAGGCGAGAAGCCCGTCTTCAACCGAACCGTTACACTGAAGGATTCCTGGGCCAAGAAGGGTGGTTGATATATACTGATGAATGATAATTCAATAAAGTGGAGAGTTTGGCCAGATGCCTTCTTTCCCTTCACTTCTGACTTTTCTAAGAAATGACCTGGCTGGATAAACTGGAAAAGCGCTTTGGGCGCATCGCGATTCCTAACTTAATCTATTGGATCGTGCTTTCGCAGGTCTTGTTCTACGGATTAGGACTTTTTACGACGTTCCCTGTTGAAGCATTGACGTTGCAGCCGAGCGAAATTTTCAAAGGCCAAGTCTGGCGGCTTTTGACGTTTCTTTTTGTTCCCGAGATTCGTGTGCTTTCGTTTTGGGTAATCTTTGCCTGGTATTTGCTCTTTATTTATGGTCAGGCGCTTGAAGGAGAGTGGGGTGAGTTTCGTTTTAACTTGTTCGTCTTTATCGGAACGGCTGCAACTGCTATTGCAGCAATGGTTGGGTATCTTATCCAACCGTTTATCGGAGAAGTTCCAACGACTTATCTGTTCTTTTCTATCTTCCTCGCCTTCGCCGCACGTAATCCAAATTTCGAGCTTCTACTTTTCTTTGTGCTGCCTGTTAAAGTCAAATGGCTGGCATGGCTGACTTGGGGCATACTCGCCCTCACTTTCATTACTGGAAGTCTAGCAACGAAGTTGGTGGTCGTAGCGGCTTGTGTGAATCTCCTTCTCTTCTTTGGAAAGAGCCTCTTCACCAGTGTGAAAGCGACTCAACGGAGGAAAGCATTTGAACGCGAACGTGCGGTCGAAGCGGAAGAGCCGTTTCATCGCTGTGTGATATGTGGCCTTACAGATAAAGATGATCCTGATATGGATTTCGTTTACGACAGTGGAAATGGCTATTGCGAGAAACACGCGTATTTGGTCGATGCAACTCCTGAAGAACGTGAAGCTGCGAAGAAGGCGGCAGCACAATAACGAAGTTACTTCTCCCTCAAGGCTTTCTTCTCATTCCGCCAGTCGATCAACCCGACGATTAAATAAATTGCAACGCCGACGGTGATTCCCGCGTCTGCTACGTTGAAGGACGGATAACGATAAGTTCCGAAATGGAAATCAAGGAAATCGACCACATGGCCAAAGCGGAATCGGTCGATCACATTGCCAAGAATGCCACCGATCAAGAGACCAAAGGAATACTGTAAGACAGTGCGATCCAATCCGAAGTGTTTGCGGAAAACAAAGATCCCAATGACTGCGAGGATTCCGAGTATCCCTAACCAGAAGCCATAGCCCTGCATGATACCCCAAGCGGCGCCTTCATTGCCGATGTGGACAATGTA
The Rubellicoccus peritrichatus DNA segment above includes these coding regions:
- a CDS encoding cation diffusion facilitator family transporter, whose amino-acid sequence is MKEKSRGLAVTWLSFWLNIMLGVLKCSVGIWVNSKALIADGLHSLVDLSTDLAALVGLTMAAKPQDENHPYGHHKFASLSTLFIAATLLLFCAVLIYTSIMGLVEGRPVSPEWPALLAAGLSLAIKEWLFWRTRSIAKMEKSQLLMANAWHHRTDSISSLLVFIALLAVSIGGQQLSFLDKSVGIILGAWMGVEGMKMLLGACNDLLDTAPREEIINDLREHVMAVDGVQAYHQFRVRRVGDMLEADVHIQVDASLTVEAGHDLATKVRALILENHPEVVDLLVHVEPAVDEHIKDVGVSDLGNCP
- a CDS encoding alpha/beta fold hydrolase, with the protein product MELAYRYFGGEGKPPLIILHGLLGSSRNWTAVGKDLSERFEVFGLDLRNHGSSPHDDEMSFEAMAADLSEFLERQGLDGVHLLGHSLGGKVAMHFAANNFDRVDSLIVVDIAPKDYGLHFSEDFEAMAAINLEELSSRKAADEALADTIPDWAHRQFLLTNLIRGKEGAYQWAANIPVLHRELEEIRKTPLGLEDRYAGPTLFLTGELSDFVQREDHAVIREYFPRTVIKQIYGVGHNLHAENREAFIEAIDDFMLVDWGCQI
- a CDS encoding RNA polymerase sigma factor — protein: MSENTKLDFRKLVDDYYTPLYRFGYSLAKNEHEAADLTQQTFAIYAEKGSSVRDVSKIKSWLFTTLYREFLRQRRKSQNMATHEPEILEAEAPLVDPAVAKTLDGNSAVAALQEIDETYRAPLTLFYIKDLSYKEIAEILGIPIGTVMSRLSRGKSQLKKVLLTNRAKAS
- a CDS encoding GspE/PulE family protein, translated to MSNKVHQKFIELVRRDKPFIGAKELERLEQKFSGNTLDIVEALIVDNLLPHKEACRLYSTALGYAYVDPLASIATEEALEKIPADIARKAQCLPLYIIDNTLSVTLVNPDDEAMVKRLAGITGMEISPVFSLRSEIHDAIEIYYSTEEDIQAILSELAETGEALLKEYSMADLQSLSESEGLIKIVDAMIYFALRERTSDIHIEPHQEETVVRFRIDGRLREMLRLSKAIHRALMVRIKILCDMNIAESRFPHDGRMTLPLGARKADFRVSVIPTVEGEKCVIRVLASSSKKEMMTLDKMMISQSIQKPFRRVIQNPNGIIFVTGPTGSGKTTTLYAALNEINEPDVNISTIEDPVEIRMEGITQSQVNNHIDLKFSTLLRSMLRQDPDVLLVGEIRDLETAKIACEAALTGHLVFATLHTNSAIQAIIRLVEIGIEPYMVAPAILAVLAQRLAARNCDRCKVAFYPGEEELARFFDDAEGITDVRFHFGQGCNACRGSGYMGRVAFHEFALVTEEMRSLIAQNAGMTELTRAAKKAGYKPLRYDGLKKVLLGLTTPDEIDKHTSVELAV
- a CDS encoding response regulator, whose protein sequence is MGLPGNALVVEDEDHVRLFVKLMLQQLGVAQIFEASNGKEALEVYENVKPDVVLLDVNMPVMDGLETLDKIHKMDPDAVVIILTSLATRETVESSAAKGAVQFIRKDVPREAMSNLLVKTFDECFE
- a CDS encoding glutamine--tRNA ligase/YqeY domain fusion protein produces the protein MSEEKAQDFIRQMVAADVAAGKHDGRVQTRFPPEPNGYLQLGHAKAICLSFGIAQEFGGKCNLRFDDTNPEKESEEFVNSMREDINWLGFQWDKECFASDYFEQLFDWACALIEKGLAYVDDLTPDQMREYRGTLTEVGKNSPFRDRSAEENLDLFKRMRAGEFADGEKVLRAKIDMTHPNLNMRDPVMYRIKRMHHHRIGDAWCIYPSYDYTHGQSDSIEGVTHSLCSLEFEDHRPLYDWFIEKLEIFPSKQTEFARMNVTYLVMSKRKLRELVEEGHVSGWDDPRMPTLSGMRRRGVPAEAIRAFCELAGVTKFNATSDIALLEHAMRDHLNRTSQRRMAVLNPLELVITNWPEGKTIEVDAVNNPEDESTGTRKVPFSGRLYIEQEDFREEANKKFFRLKKGKEVRLRYAYIIRADEVEKDADGNVIKVLCTADLDTLGAQPTDRKVKGVIHWVSAEHAVKSEVRLFDRLFTVEKPDADKDRSFTEFLNRDSLQTTTAYVEPALASAASGERVQFERTGYFVTDSKDHIAGEKPVFNRTVTLKDSWAKKGG
- the lspA gene encoding signal peptidase II; the protein is MPKCGCNLGYLRLLVTAAIVLVLDQVSKTWIAANIDFGTYQVGYTQPPYTVIENFFYIVHIGNEGAAWGIMQGYGFWLGILGILAVIGIFVFRKHFGLDRTVLQYSFGLLIGGILGNVIDRFRFGHVVDFLDFHFGTYRYPSFNVADAGITVGVAIYLIVGLIDWRNEKKALREK